From the genome of Oscillospiraceae bacterium, one region includes:
- the lgt gene encoding prolipoprotein diacylglyceryl transferase — MLAVIHWLSFPGLGIGPFKIDTVAFNIFGKDIAWYGIIICCGMILAFLYSNNRARHEGVSTDDFLDLIIFAIPVGIICARTYFVLTKLELYDSFWDMCKIWEGGLAIYGAIIGGFIVVLAFSKIKKIKFYKLLDIVAPGVLIGQIIGRWGNFANAEAHGGSTGLPWRMGIGSTNVITEFYHPTFLYESVWNLIGFLIIHLVYKKKKFDGQIFCLYIAWYGFGRMFIEMLRTDSLYINLFGTEYRISALVGLLSFIVGLILYITLKKGGLRHEEAVLSKENSFKQMIKESDEDQREVDSAREKANIMNLKTDNTDTAPSKEAAPDASAEASETSSEDEKTGRNS; from the coding sequence ATGCTTGCGGTCATCCATTGGCTTTCGTTCCCGGGGCTCGGGATCGGACCTTTTAAAATCGATACTGTAGCGTTTAATATCTTCGGAAAAGACATCGCATGGTATGGCATAATCATATGCTGTGGCATGATCCTGGCGTTTTTGTATTCTAATAACCGCGCCAGGCATGAAGGAGTATCCACCGATGATTTTCTCGATCTTATCATATTCGCGATTCCGGTCGGGATTATTTGCGCCCGTACGTATTTTGTTCTGACAAAGCTCGAGCTATATGATTCCTTCTGGGATATGTGTAAAATATGGGAAGGCGGTCTCGCGATATACGGCGCCATTATCGGCGGCTTTATCGTTGTCTTGGCATTCTCAAAGATCAAGAAAATCAAGTTTTATAAGCTTCTTGATATCGTTGCTCCGGGGGTTCTGATAGGACAGATAATCGGTCGTTGGGGGAATTTCGCAAACGCCGAGGCACATGGCGGTTCGACCGGGCTTCCGTGGAGAATGGGGATCGGATCCACAAACGTTATAACAGAGTTTTATCATCCGACCTTCCTCTATGAATCCGTCTGGAACCTAATCGGATTTTTAATCATACATCTTGTATATAAAAAGAAAAAGTTTGACGGCCAGATATTCTGTCTGTATATTGCATGGTACGGTTTCGGACGTATGTTTATTGAGATGCTGCGTACCGACAGCCTTTATATCAACCTTTTCGGAACCGAATACCGCATTTCCGCTCTTGTCGGCCTTCTTTCTTTCATTGTCGGTTTGATACTGTATATAACCCTGAAGAAGGGCGGGCTTCGGCACGAGGAAGCTGTTCTTTCAAAGGAAAACAGCTTTAAACAGATGATCAAAGAAAGCGACGAGGATCAGCGTGAGGTTGATTCAGCTCGCGAAAAAGCTAATATAATGAACTTAAAAACTGATAATACCGATACCGCTCCATCGAAAGAGGCTGCGCCCGATGCGTCTGCGGAGGCTTCCGAGACTTCATCCGAAGACGAAAAAACGGGACGAAATTCGTGA
- a CDS encoding transglutaminase-like domain-containing protein, with protein MNKPEMKYAPGCGGKFSLSEVSNGAGFVQYDEVKANTLSNIFGYISKSLCYIALAISFSFCFTDGFALIPSVFPVILCAVVTGAVYSAAMLSDRKLFRLLFIPALLVTVLFAGVFTEASPVDDLRIFAAYASDILVRRGYTFIPQINSGIFLSGFTENITLFSDFSTRITVILQTVFTVIIGFAMMGKRMRIWFFTGICSVYLIFSFFVGFFPSSKSFAFLLCTITSVYVMMLYENSMTTGADHICFKHNNKNADTELRGNTERIFYLRARQGFSGIIALSICTSVMFGLIKPERLDTMPEIAFINDEMKIARSYIYSLIGRDGSLAMPELGGGISGGTVSDSPVMFTGEQELTLYSSGKASWYLRGWIGKNYSGGVWNDATTLEGIRFRQSFGADFISDSIFSSFMQFSWSTYSDKDILKTVNTMNFGFVGQKGRIVLKDRSSNLALLPSYLSDESFSSPSEILIQQISDSLFTFTRDNNTNSDAQYSFSALLPIYTNSGFLVNFQNSLIKYKKCADIIKKFGAAETARLIISGSDDPDIATLFSILRLKTSNIQIAEAELTKKLERMSEDSAIQQKYASYVRSQYTSLPRKISSSQRIMELYHKITKNADTDIEKAFAIAQYLRTNYKYTRTPPKSDADGGDYIEGFLFDTKMGYCTHFATAMTLLLRFGGIPSRYVEGFYVSPELAEKSASETAYEYNVRDDSAHAWTEVYIDGAGWLVIEATAGYDRELYSAEYDGLINPRPDEPVETDAPDTYEEAYTEPQTEASITGTDTGIIYVNPGNTNADSWRTVLVIAVILAAAVPLLIVFQSFYRRKIRYGRFRVAGKSGTYAMQSYMLKLFSAFGVEAQKCGSIAALSDCASNAMKGCVKSGELVPVMQILQKGEFSENGNTREEKAAARKFIQKMSGDLYKAMRLSKRLWYRYILCLI; from the coding sequence ATGAATAAACCAGAAATGAAATACGCTCCCGGCTGCGGCGGAAAATTTTCGCTTTCTGAGGTCAGCAACGGCGCCGGATTTGTCCAATATGACGAAGTAAAGGCAAATACGCTGTCCAATATTTTCGGGTATATCTCAAAAAGCCTCTGTTATATCGCTCTTGCGATATCTTTTTCGTTTTGTTTTACAGACGGCTTTGCTCTTATCCCGAGTGTGTTTCCCGTCATACTTTGCGCTGTTGTTACAGGAGCCGTGTATTCCGCGGCAATGCTGTCTGACAGAAAGCTTTTCCGACTTCTATTCATTCCGGCGCTCCTTGTGACCGTATTATTTGCAGGCGTATTTACAGAAGCTTCACCCGTCGATGACCTGCGTATTTTCGCGGCGTATGCTTCGGATATCCTTGTACGCCGGGGATATACTTTTATACCGCAGATCAATTCTGGAATTTTTCTTTCGGGATTTACGGAAAACATAACCTTGTTTTCTGACTTTTCCACTCGCATAACGGTCATATTACAAACCGTATTTACTGTAATCATCGGCTTTGCCATGATGGGAAAGCGCATGAGAATATGGTTTTTTACCGGCATATGCTCGGTTTATCTTATTTTTTCATTCTTTGTCGGCTTTTTCCCGTCTTCAAAGTCATTCGCTTTTCTGTTATGCACGATTACTTCCGTTTATGTTATGATGCTGTACGAAAATTCGATGACGACGGGAGCCGATCATATTTGTTTTAAACACAACAATAAAAATGCAGATACAGAATTACGTGGGAATACAGAACGCATCTTTTATCTTCGCGCGCGCCAGGGCTTTTCCGGTATAATCGCGCTTTCTATTTGTACTTCTGTTATGTTTGGATTGATTAAGCCCGAAAGGCTGGATACCATGCCGGAGATAGCTTTTATAAATGACGAAATGAAAATCGCAAGATCATACATATACAGCCTTATCGGCCGCGACGGAAGCTTAGCCATGCCGGAGCTTGGAGGAGGAATCAGCGGAGGAACCGTTTCCGACAGTCCGGTTATGTTCACCGGAGAACAGGAGCTGACGCTTTATTCATCAGGTAAGGCCTCGTGGTATCTGCGCGGATGGATAGGAAAAAATTACAGCGGCGGAGTATGGAATGACGCAACGACTTTAGAAGGGATAAGATTTCGCCAGAGCTTCGGAGCGGATTTTATTTCCGATTCTATATTCAGCAGCTTTATGCAATTCTCATGGAGCACATATTCGGACAAAGATATATTGAAAACAGTAAACACGATGAATTTTGGCTTCGTAGGACAAAAGGGTAGAATTGTCTTGAAGGACAGAAGCAGCAATCTTGCGCTTTTGCCCTCGTATTTATCCGATGAATCGTTTTCTTCTCCATCTGAAATTCTCATTCAACAGATCAGCGATTCACTTTTTACGTTTACCCGGGATAATAACACGAATTCTGACGCACAATATTCGTTTTCCGCGCTTTTGCCTATATATACCAACAGCGGTTTTCTCGTTAATTTTCAGAATTCGCTGATTAAATATAAAAAATGCGCCGATATAATTAAAAAGTTCGGAGCCGCCGAGACAGCCAGGCTGATTATTTCCGGATCTGACGATCCGGATATCGCCACACTCTTTTCAATCCTTCGCCTAAAGACATCAAATATACAAATTGCTGAAGCGGAGCTTACCAAAAAGCTCGAAAGAATGTCCGAAGACAGCGCGATTCAACAAAAATACGCAAGCTATGTTCGTTCACAGTATACTTCTCTTCCGAGAAAAATCAGCTCGTCGCAAAGGATCATGGAGCTATATCACAAAATAACAAAAAACGCTGACACCGATATTGAAAAAGCGTTTGCCATAGCTCAATATCTGAGAACAAATTATAAATATACGCGAACCCCGCCTAAATCGGACGCGGACGGCGGAGATTATATAGAAGGCTTTTTATTCGATACGAAGATGGGATACTGTACCCACTTTGCCACCGCGATGACCTTGCTATTAAGATTCGGCGGCATTCCGTCACGATATGTCGAGGGCTTTTATGTCTCGCCCGAGCTTGCTGAAAAAAGCGCCTCCGAAACGGCTTATGAATACAACGTCCGCGACGATTCCGCGCACGCATGGACAGAGGTGTATATTGACGGAGCCGGATGGCTGGTAATCGAAGCGACAGCAGGGTATGATCGCGAGCTTTATTCAGCCGAATACGACGGCCTCATCAATCCCCGCCCGGATGAACCGGTTGAAACAGACGCCCCCGATACATATGAAGAAGCATATACCGAGCCCCAAACAGAGGCCTCAATTACCGGAACTGACACAGGCATAATATACGTGAATCCCGGAAACACGAACGCTGATTCATGGAGAACGGTATTAGTTATCGCCGTTATCCTGGCCGCAGCCGTTCCACTGCTGATAGTATTTCAGAGCTTTTACAGGCGAAAAATCAGATACGGCCGTTTCCGTGTTGCGGGAAAAAGCGGAACCTATGCCATGCAAAGCTATATGTTGAAGCTGTTTTCCGCTTTTGGTGTCGAAGCCCAGAAGTGCGGCAGCATAGCAGCGCTTTCCGATTGCGCAAGCAATGCAATGAAAGGATGCGTGAAATCCGGAGAGCTTGTTCCCGTTATGCAGATCCTGCAAAAAGGCGAGTTTTCCGAAAATGGCAACACAAGAGAAGAAAAAGCAGCCGCACGCAAATTCATACAGAAAATGTCCGGAGATCTTTACAAAGCAATGAGGCTTTCCAAAAGACTTTGGTACAGATATATATTATGTTTGATTTAG
- a CDS encoding ribonuclease III domain-containing protein has product MNAAELPDILLLAYLGDAAMELIVRKYLISIPGMTPQKCNERSLSFVTAVKQAEAARRLNDKFTEDEAQIFKYGKNAKSNSVPRSASLYTYRTATGLEAVFGYNHINGLDSRNEELFTLGFPENDGQ; this is encoded by the coding sequence ATGAACGCAGCTGAACTGCCGGATATTTTATTGCTCGCGTATCTCGGCGACGCGGCAATGGAGCTTATTGTGAGAAAATACCTTATTTCAATTCCGGGAATGACACCGCAAAAATGCAACGAGCGATCTTTATCCTTTGTCACCGCCGTTAAGCAGGCGGAAGCCGCCCGGCGACTTAATGACAAATTCACCGAGGACGAGGCACAGATATTCAAATACGGTAAAAATGCAAAAAGCAATTCCGTTCCGAGAAGCGCCTCGCTTTATACATACCGCACGGCGACCGGACTTGAGGCAGTCTTCGGATATAATCACATAAACGGGCTTGATTCACGCAATGAAGAACTTTTTACCCTTGGCTTTCCCGAAAACGACGGCCAATGA